The following coding sequences are from one Stigmatopora nigra isolate UIUO_SnigA chromosome 10, RoL_Snig_1.1, whole genome shotgun sequence window:
- the draxina gene encoding draxin, with product MLAVFPAKLARSSKPRNHVAVQAQVAPLTMRPTSLTLLLALVSFSLAVAADPHGKRRRDFGGASLHPLRAQGDAGAPRRGRDGAHRVPHGPVRLEERIARREGRRPEAGLPGRPAPKDERLKGRRKGRRTGRGDRAPIGRRGGRRDKGRHGAGFFAFVGRPPPPSWAGDAPISTTFGSGSSALMEDGPPTLAPPPSHKGRGEVLPTLDMALFDWTDYEDMRPADVWPSSRKKEKMRSKNLSSGNATNHGDDVEPCDHHLDCLPGWCCDLRQHECKAHNRGLNNKCYDDCMCDEGLRCYAKFHRKRRVTKRRGRCVAPDAVAGDQGGFIGV from the exons GTGGCGCCGTTGACGATGAGGCCCACCTCGTTGACGCTTCTTTTGGCGCTCGTGTCCTTCTCCTTGGCCGTCGCCGCCGATCCCCACGGCAAGAGGAGGCGGGACTTCGGGGGAGCGTCGCTCCACCCCCTCCGGGCCCAAGGCGACGCCGGGGCCCCGCGGAGGGGACGTGACGGCGCTCACCGCGTCCCCCACGGGCCAGTTCGCCTCGAGGAGCGCATCGCGCGTCGAGAGGGACGGCGGCCGGAGGCGGGACTGCCGGGAAGGCCCGCCCCCAAAGACGAACGACTGAAAGGAAGGCGCAAGGGAAGGAGAACTGGACGCGGTGACCGGGCGCCCATTGGCCGACGCGGAGGGAGGCGGGACAAGGGACGGCACGGAGCAG GCTTTTTTGCCTTTGTGGGCCGTCCCCCGCCTCCATCCTGGGCGGGCGACGCCCCAATCTCGACCACGTTCGGCTCCGGCTCGTCGGCCTTGATGGAAGACGGCCCCCCCACGCTGGCTCCGCCTCCCAGCCACAAGGGGCGGGGCGAGGTGCTGCCCACCCTGGACATGGCGCTCTTCGACTGGACCGACTACGAGGACATGAGGCCTGCGGACGTCTGGCCTTCATCTCGGAAAAAAG AAAAAATGCGAAGTAAAAACCTGAGCAGCGGGAACGCCACCAACCACGGCGATGACGTGGAACCATGTGACCACCATTTGGACTGCCTACCCG GTTGGTGTTGCGACCTCCGCCAACACGAATGCAAAGCTCACAACCGCGGcctcaacaacaaatgctaCGACGACTGCATGTGCGACGAAG GCCTGCGTTGCTATGCCAAATTCCACCGCAAGAGGCGCGTCACCAAGCGGCGTGGCCGCTGCGTGGCGCCCGACGCGGTCGCCGGCGACCAGGGCGGATTCATCGGCGTCTGA
- the agtrap gene encoding type-1 angiotensin II receptor-associated protein isoform X2 gives MEIPAINLKAIVGVHWLLTVWGCMAWLPSSFAWGNFSVLAVGVWAIAHRDSVDAVLLFLVGMTVTILTDMIHFGIYYSLSELASEKGRDVFRFSAAAAILSLLLKPASCFFVYQMYRERGGDYNINFGFPSMRPNRDAYQSIDPRQDSASNAASNATANPFNQAQDPKVPRAY, from the exons ATGGAAATTCCAGCCATCAATTTAAAG GCCATCGTCGGGGTGCACTGGCTGTTGACAGTTTG GGGGTGCATGGCCTGGCTTCCCTCCTCCTTCGCCTGGGGCAACTTCAGCGTTCTCGCCGTGGGGGTCTGGGCCATCGCTCATCGGGACTCTGTGGACGCCGTCCTCTTG TTTCTAGTGGGGATGACGGTGACCATCTTAACCGACATGATCCACTTTGGCATCTACTACTCTCTGAGCGAGCTGGCGTCGGAAAAGGGGCGGGACGTCTTCCGCttcagcgccgccgccgccatcttgaGCCTGCTGCTTAAGCCCGCCTCCTGTTTCTTTGTCTATCAGATGTACCGAGAAAGAGGCGGAGACTACAACATCAACTTCG GTTTCCCCTCGATGAGGCCAAACCGAGACGCGTACCAGTCCATTGATCCGAGACAGGACTCCGCCTCCAACGCCGCCTCCAACGCCACCGCCAACCCCTTCAACCAAGCGCAGGACCCCAAAGTGCCGCGGGCGTATTGA
- the agtrap gene encoding type-1 angiotensin II receptor-associated protein isoform X3: protein MAIVGVHWLLTVWGCMAWLPSSFAWGNFSVLAVGVWAIAHRDSVDAVLLFLVGMTVTILTDMIHFGIYYSLSELASEKGRDVFRFSAAAAILSLLLKPASCFFVYQMYRERGGDYNINFDLETSMDSRCTTDSADSAFVGRRY from the exons ATG GCCATCGTCGGGGTGCACTGGCTGTTGACAGTTTG GGGGTGCATGGCCTGGCTTCCCTCCTCCTTCGCCTGGGGCAACTTCAGCGTTCTCGCCGTGGGGGTCTGGGCCATCGCTCATCGGGACTCTGTGGACGCCGTCCTCTTG TTTCTAGTGGGGATGACGGTGACCATCTTAACCGACATGATCCACTTTGGCATCTACTACTCTCTGAGCGAGCTGGCGTCGGAAAAGGGGCGGGACGTCTTCCGCttcagcgccgccgccgccatcttgaGCCTGCTGCTTAAGCCCGCCTCCTGTTTCTTTGTCTATCAGATGTACCGAGAAAGAGGCGGAGACTACAACATCAACTTCG ACTTGGAGACCTCCATGGACAGTCGCTGCACCACGGACAGTGCGGACAGTGCCTTTGTGGGGCGCCGTTATTGA
- the agtrap gene encoding type-1 angiotensin II receptor-associated protein isoform X1, producing the protein MLCILPRSLPIHAAPFDTSSPRDATDRTIPFYSHQAIVGVHWLLTVWGCMAWLPSSFAWGNFSVLAVGVWAIAHRDSVDAVLLFLVGMTVTILTDMIHFGIYYSLSELASEKGRDVFRFSAAAAILSLLLKPASCFFVYQMYRERGGDYNINFDLETSMDSRCTTDSADSAFVGRRY; encoded by the exons ATGCTCTGTATTTTGCCACGATCCCTTCCCATTCACGCCGCTCCATTTGATACGTCATCACCACGGGACGCCACGGATCGTACCATTCCATTCTATTCCCACCAGGCCATCGTCGGGGTGCACTGGCTGTTGACAGTTTG GGGGTGCATGGCCTGGCTTCCCTCCTCCTTCGCCTGGGGCAACTTCAGCGTTCTCGCCGTGGGGGTCTGGGCCATCGCTCATCGGGACTCTGTGGACGCCGTCCTCTTG TTTCTAGTGGGGATGACGGTGACCATCTTAACCGACATGATCCACTTTGGCATCTACTACTCTCTGAGCGAGCTGGCGTCGGAAAAGGGGCGGGACGTCTTCCGCttcagcgccgccgccgccatcttgaGCCTGCTGCTTAAGCCCGCCTCCTGTTTCTTTGTCTATCAGATGTACCGAGAAAGAGGCGGAGACTACAACATCAACTTCG ACTTGGAGACCTCCATGGACAGTCGCTGCACCACGGACAGTGCGGACAGTGCCTTTGTGGGGCGCCGTTATTGA